A genomic region of Cyprinus carpio isolate SPL01 chromosome B11, ASM1834038v1, whole genome shotgun sequence contains the following coding sequences:
- the LOC109098367 gene encoding LOW QUALITY PROTEIN: membrane metallo-endopeptidase-like 1 (The sequence of the model RefSeq protein was modified relative to this genomic sequence to represent the inferred CDS: deleted 1 base in 1 codon; substituted 1 base at 1 genomic stop codon), translated as MGKSESQMDIMEKSTKPRKHRWTVVEIGLSVTVLLLSCALAGLIVLYTSALRERFNINESSKGLKYRSNADSNVCTTPQCVTAAARLLQNMDPSVEPCQNFYQYACGGWIERHVIPETSSLHSVFNILRDELEIVLKGVLEMENKDDREAFKKAKTLYSSCMNEILIEQRDSQPLLGLIDSIGDWPVASEVWNSTSERMWSLEDTLAVLNARYNKKAVLEMFVWPDDRDSSSYIIHVDQPLLGMPSRDYYLSDGNYKKVREAYLEFMVSIARIAREDRNLTQDEERVWEDMTQVLALETDIANYTTPEERNQINSPYXKIKIKIREAQQAFNLNGFNWTRYIQGIMSSVSVTVQPDEPIVVYCSPYLEKLSDVLSKHSHRTLQNYLAWMLIMERVSSMSRRFKDVRAHYRKALHGTTVEEARWRDCVRYVQGNMENAVGALYVRETFSGNSKRMVRELIRKIQEAYVETLEELSWMDEQSKEKAREKAMAISEQIGYPDHILEEENKKLDEEYTHLNFSEENYFENILENLAASAQKVHKKLREPVDPDMWIIGAAVVNAFYSHNRNQIVFPAGILQPPFFSEKQLQALNFGGIGMVIGHEITHGFDDHGRNFDKDGNMYNWWSNYSAERFEDQSKCMVEQYGKFSWKLAGGQNVSGITTLGENIADNGGVRQAYKAYMKWVEREGEEPRLPGLDMDHKQLFFLNFAQVWCGACRPEYAIQSIKTDPHSPLEYRVLGSLQNFEAFSEAFHCARGAPMNPEEKCRVW; from the exons ATGGGAAAATCAGAGAGCCAAATGGATATCATGGAGAAAAGCACTAAACCGAGGAAGCATCGCTGGACTGTAGTGGAGATCGGACTGTCTGTCACTGTGCTCCTGCTGAGCTGCGCTCTGGCTGGACTCATAGTGCTCTACACTTCAGCTCTGAGAG AGCGTTTTAACATAAATGAATCTTCAAAAG GGCTGAAATATCGATCAAACGCTGACAGCAATGTCTGTACAACCCCACAGTGTGTCACTGCCG CGGCCCGACTGCTCCAGAACATGGACCCCAGCGTAGAGCCGTGCCAGAATTTCTATCAGTACGCCTGCGGAGGCTGGATAGAGCGTCACGTCATTCCCGAAACCAGCTCACTTCACAGCGTATTCAATATCCTGAGAGACGAGCTGGAGATCGTACTCAAGG GAGTTCTGGAGATGGAAAATAAGGATGACAGAGAGGCCTTCAAGAAAGCCAAAACGCTCTATAGCTCATGCAtgaatgaga TTCTGATCGAGCAGCGCGACTCGCAGCCTCTCCTCGGGCTCATTGACAGTATCGGCGACTGGCCCGTGGCCTCTGAGGTCTGGAACAGCACATCAG AGCGAATGTGGAGCCTGGAGGATACCCTGGCTGTTCTGAACGCTCGGTACAATAAGAAGGCTGTGCTTGAGATGTTTGTGTGGCCAGATGATCGCGACTCCAGCAGCTACATTATTCAT GTTGACCAGCCATTACTAGGAATGCCTTCAAGAGATTATTACCTCAGTGATGGCAATTATAAGAAG GTGCGCGAGGCCTACCTTGAGTTCATGGTCTCCATTGCAAGGATTGCACGAGAAGACAGGAACCTGACCCAAGATGAAGAGCGTGTGTGGGAGGACATGACTCAAGTGTTAGCACTGGAGACAGACATTGCGAAC TACACCACACCAGAAGAACGAAATCAAATAAACTCACCCtactaaaaa atcaaaattaaaataagagaAGCGCAGCAAGCTTTCAACCTCAAT GGCTTTAATTGGACGCGCTACATCCAGGGTATCATGTCCAGCGTGTCAGTCACGGTGCAGCCAGATGAACCCATAGTTGTGTACTGCTCACCTTACCTGGAGAAGCTCAGTGATGTTCTTTCCAAACACAGTCACAG GACCCTGCAGAACTATCTGGCGTGGATGCTCATCATGGAGAGGGTCAGCAGTATGAGCCGGCGCTTCAAAGACGTGAGAGCGCACTACAGAAAG GCTTTGCATGGCACTACGGTAGAGGAGGCGAGGTGGAGAGACTGTGTCCGTTATGTGCAGGGAAACATGGAGAACGCTGTCGGGGCCCTGTATGTCCGAGAAACCTTCTCTGGAAACAGCAAACGCATG GTGCGTGAACTGATCAGAAAGATTCAGGAAGCTTATGTGGAAACACTGGAAGAACTGAGCTGGATGGATGAACAGTCTAAGGAGAAGGCCAGAGAGAAG GCCATGGCAATATCGGAACAGATCGGTTATCCCGACCACATCCTTGAGGAGGAAAATAAGAAACTGGACGAGGAATACACACAT CTGAATTTCAGTGAGGAGAACTACTTTGAGAACATTCTGGAAAACCTGGCAGCTTCAGCCCAGAAAGTTCATAAGAAGCTGAGGGAGCCCGTGGATCCTGACAT GTGGATTATTGGTGCGGCTGTAGTCAACGCTTTCTATTCACACAACAGAAACCAGATTG TGTTTCCTGCTGGCATCCTCCAGCCTCCGTTCTTCAGTGAAAAACAGCTGCAAGCTCTAAACTTCGGTGGAATTGGCATGGTTATAGGACATGAAATCACTCATGGATTTGATGATCACG gcCGTAATTTTGACAAGGATGGGAACATGTACAACTGGTGGAGCAACTACTCTGCCGAGCGCTTTGAGGATCAGTCTAAATGCATGGTGGAACAGTACGGCAAATTCAGCTGGAAACTCGCAGGAGGCCAAAAT GTcagtggcatcacaacattaGGAGAGAATATTGCTGACAATGGTGGAGTTCGTCAAGCATATAAG GCGTATATGAAGTGGGTGGAGAGGGAGGGCGAGGAGCCCCGTCTTCCTGGACTGGATATGGATCACAAACAGCTCTTCTTTCTAAACTTCGCCCAG GTCTGGTGTGGTGCCTGCCGCCCAGAGTACGCCATTCAGTCCATCAAAACAGACCCACACAGCCCTCTGGAATACAG ggTTCTGGGGTCCCTCCAGAACTTTGAGGCGTTTTCTGAAGCATTTCATTGTGCACGAGGAGCTCCTATGAATCCCGAAGAGAAATGTCGAGTGTGGTAA